One stretch of Pectobacterium brasiliense DNA includes these proteins:
- a CDS encoding GntP family permease produces MTEITSAYSASVLLTIAAGAVALLLVLIMRFRVHAFLALTLVSLITALATKTPFEKLVPTLLSGFGSTLASVALLVGLGAMIGRLLEVTGGANVLADTLINKFGEKRAPFALGLASLLFGFPIFFDAGLIVMLPIIFSVAKRFGGSTLTYAFPAAGAFAVMHALLPPHPGPVAASELLGANIGLLVLVGAVIAYPTWYLGGYLFGLWAGKKFHLPLPSTFLTEVKADEKHTPPAFGVVMWVLLLPLILIFLDTGLNTLTVMGVISGDSGLVQFLRMLGKTPIALLITVLFAMIMFSGQHSRRHLEKICEGALGPVCSIILVTGAGGMFGGVLRSSGIGDALSGALADTGMPVIVAAFVVSAALRVAQGSATVALTTTAALMAPAVAATPGLSQFDLCFIVVAIAGGATVLSHVNDSGFWLVGRFLEMDEKTTLKTWTVMETLLGSIAFLIALVGSIFL; encoded by the coding sequence ATGACAGAAATCACCTCCGCCTATAGCGCCAGTGTGTTGTTGACCATTGCCGCTGGTGCAGTCGCACTGTTACTGGTGCTGATTATGCGCTTCCGCGTCCACGCGTTTTTGGCGTTGACGCTGGTGAGCCTGATCACGGCGCTAGCGACGAAAACCCCTTTTGAGAAACTCGTTCCTACGCTGCTCAGCGGTTTCGGCAGTACGTTGGCATCTGTTGCCTTGCTGGTTGGTCTGGGGGCAATGATTGGTCGCCTGCTGGAAGTGACCGGTGGCGCAAATGTGCTGGCGGATACGCTAATCAATAAATTTGGTGAGAAACGTGCGCCTTTCGCGCTGGGTCTTGCCTCTCTGCTGTTCGGCTTCCCGATCTTTTTCGATGCCGGGCTGATCGTGATGCTGCCGATTATTTTCAGCGTGGCGAAACGTTTTGGTGGCTCAACGCTGACCTATGCGTTCCCTGCGGCGGGCGCGTTTGCTGTTATGCACGCCTTGCTGCCGCCGCATCCCGGTCCGGTTGCTGCCAGTGAACTGCTGGGTGCCAACATTGGCCTGCTGGTACTGGTTGGTGCTGTGATTGCTTACCCTACCTGGTATCTGGGCGGTTATCTGTTCGGCCTGTGGGCAGGTAAGAAATTCCATTTGCCGTTGCCGTCTACCTTCCTGACCGAAGTCAAAGCGGATGAGAAGCATACGCCGCCAGCGTTTGGCGTGGTGATGTGGGTGTTGCTGCTGCCGCTGATCCTGATCTTCCTCGATACCGGATTGAATACCCTGACGGTAATGGGCGTTATCAGCGGTGATAGCGGTCTGGTGCAGTTCCTGCGTATGTTAGGGAAAACGCCGATTGCGCTGCTGATTACGGTCTTGTTCGCCATGATTATGTTTAGCGGCCAGCATAGCCGTAGACACCTTGAGAAGATCTGTGAAGGCGCGCTGGGTCCGGTTTGTTCGATTATTCTGGTCACCGGTGCGGGCGGGATGTTCGGTGGCGTTCTGCGTTCCAGCGGTATCGGCGATGCGCTGTCTGGCGCGCTGGCAGATACCGGTATGCCGGTGATTGTAGCGGCGTTTGTGGTGTCTGCTGCACTGCGTGTGGCACAGGGTTCCGCAACGGTAGCGTTGACGACCACGGCGGCGTTGATGGCACCAGCGGTGGCGGCGACACCTGGCCTCAGTCAGTTCGATCTCTGCTTTATCGTGGTAGCGATTGCGGGCGGTGCGACCGTGCTGTCGCATGTGAACGACTCAGGCTTCTGGCTGGTTGGCCGTTTCCTCGAAATGGATGAGAAAACGACCCTGAAAACCTGGACGGTGATGGAAACGTTGCTCGGCAGTATCGCGTTCCTGATAGCGTTAGTGGGGAGTATTTTCCTCTGA
- a CDS encoding YhgN family NAAT transporter — protein MTEMISATVLLLLIMDPLGNLPIFMSVLKHLDPKRRRVVLIREMLIALGLMLIFLFAGEHILAFLNLRTETVSISGGIVLFLIAIRMIFPSQEGNSSGLPAGEEPFLVPMAIPLVAGPSILAALMLLSHQYPNQLPHLTLALFIAWTISFIILLMSDVFLRLLGEKGVSALEKLMGLILVMLSTQMFLDGVRAYMKL, from the coding sequence ATGACAGAAATGATCTCCGCAACAGTGCTGCTGTTGCTCATTATGGATCCACTCGGCAATCTGCCGATTTTCATGTCCGTACTCAAACACCTCGACCCCAAACGCCGACGTGTGGTGTTGATCCGTGAAATGCTGATCGCACTCGGACTAATGCTGATTTTCCTGTTCGCCGGTGAACACATTCTGGCATTCCTGAATCTGCGCACCGAAACCGTGTCGATTTCCGGCGGTATCGTGCTGTTCCTCATCGCGATTCGTATGATTTTCCCTTCGCAGGAAGGCAATAGCAGCGGTCTGCCAGCCGGCGAAGAGCCGTTTCTGGTGCCCATGGCGATTCCACTGGTAGCGGGGCCGTCGATCCTCGCGGCGCTGATGCTGCTGTCTCACCAGTATCCCAATCAGCTACCTCACCTGACGCTGGCGCTGTTTATCGCCTGGACGATTTCGTTCATCATCCTGCTGATGTCAGATGTGTTCTTGCGTTTGCTGGGTGAGAAAGGCGTGAGTGCGCTGGAGAAATTGATGGGGTTGATTCTGGTGATGCTGTCGACGCAGATGTTCCTCGACGGCGTGCGTGCCTACATGAAGCTATAG
- the gntR gene encoding gluconate operon transcriptional repressor GntR, giving the protein MKKKRPVLQDVADRVGITKMTVSRYLRNPAQVSAALQEKIAIALDELGYIPNLAPNMLASSTSRAIGVLLPSLTNQVFAEVLRGIERTAEAHGYQTMLAHYGYHPDREEQRLTSLLSYHIDGLILAERTHTPRTRQMLDVAGIPVVELMDSVSPCLDMAVGFDNVEAARQMTLRMVALGHRHIVYLGARQDERTIMRSQGYEQAMWESGLKSYCVMSERASSYSLGGELLRQTQVEYPQVDSVFCTNDDLAVGAMFECQRQGLRVPDDIGIAGFHGHDIGQAMVPKLASVLTPREHMGRVGTEQLLARLRGEPVAQERVDVGFTVLDGESL; this is encoded by the coding sequence ATGAAGAAAAAAAGACCCGTTCTCCAGGACGTTGCTGACCGCGTTGGAATTACCAAAATGACGGTAAGCCGTTATTTGCGTAATCCCGCTCAGGTATCCGCCGCGTTGCAGGAAAAGATCGCTATTGCATTGGATGAGCTGGGCTATATCCCCAACCTCGCGCCGAATATGCTCGCCAGCTCCACCAGTCGGGCGATTGGCGTGCTGCTGCCGTCATTAACTAATCAGGTTTTCGCCGAAGTCTTGCGCGGGATTGAACGCACGGCGGAAGCACACGGCTACCAGACCATGCTGGCGCACTATGGCTATCATCCTGACAGAGAAGAGCAGCGTCTGACGTCACTGCTGTCGTATCACATCGATGGGCTTATTCTGGCCGAACGCACCCACACGCCGCGAACGCGCCAGATGCTGGACGTTGCTGGCATTCCGGTCGTCGAGCTGATGGATTCCGTCTCGCCCTGTCTGGATATGGCCGTCGGATTTGATAACGTTGAAGCTGCCCGACAGATGACGCTGCGTATGGTCGCGCTGGGGCATCGTCATATTGTCTATCTCGGCGCGCGTCAGGATGAGCGTACGATTATGCGCAGTCAGGGCTACGAGCAGGCGATGTGGGAAAGCGGGCTCAAGAGCTATTGTGTGATGAGCGAGCGGGCGTCTTCCTATTCGCTCGGTGGCGAATTGCTGCGGCAGACGCAGGTGGAATACCCGCAGGTCGATAGCGTATTTTGCACCAATGACGACTTAGCCGTCGGTGCGATGTTCGAATGTCAGAGGCAGGGGCTGCGCGTGCCGGATGACATTGGCATAGCCGGTTTCCACGGGCATGACATTGGTCAGGCGATGGTGCCGAAGCTGGCTAGCGTGCTGACGCCGCGTGAACATATGGGACGCGTCGGCACCGAACAACTGCTGGCTCGTCTGCGGGGCGAGCCAGTTGCGCAGGAGAGGGTCGATGTCGGCTTTACCGTGCTGGACGGAGAAAGCCTCTAA
- the asd gene encoding aspartate-semialdehyde dehydrogenase, translating to MKNVGFIGWRGMVGSVLMQRMVEERDFDVIHPVFFSTSQHGEPAPALGGHKGVLQDAYNIDALRALDIIITCQGGDYTNEVYPKLRESGWQGYWIDAASSLRMKDDAIIILDPVNHGVIQQGLDKGIKTFAGGNCTVSLMLMSLGGLFANNLVEWVSAATYQAASGGGARHMRELLAQMGSLHGEVAKELQDPASAILDIERKVTALTRSGSLPTDNFGVPLAGSLIPWIDKQLDNGQSREEWKGQAETNKILSTSSVIPVDGLCVRVGALRCHSQAFTIKLKKDMALPEIEQLLATHNDWVKVVPNDRDITMRELTPAAVTGTLSTPVGRLRKLNMGPEYLSAFTVGDQLLWGAAEPLRRMLRILL from the coding sequence ATGAAAAATGTTGGTTTTATTGGCTGGCGCGGTATGGTCGGCTCGGTTCTCATGCAGCGCATGGTGGAAGAACGCGACTTTGATGTGATTCACCCGGTATTCTTTTCGACTTCTCAGCACGGCGAACCTGCTCCGGCGCTGGGTGGTCATAAAGGCGTGTTGCAGGATGCTTATAATATCGATGCACTGCGCGCGCTGGACATCATCATTACCTGTCAGGGCGGCGATTATACCAATGAAGTTTACCCAAAGCTGCGTGAAAGTGGCTGGCAGGGTTATTGGATCGACGCAGCATCCTCACTCCGTATGAAAGATGACGCGATTATTATTCTGGATCCGGTGAACCACGGTGTGATTCAGCAGGGTCTGGATAAAGGCATCAAAACCTTTGCCGGCGGTAACTGTACCGTCAGCCTGATGCTGATGTCATTGGGCGGCCTGTTTGCGAACAATCTGGTGGAGTGGGTTTCTGCCGCGACGTATCAGGCGGCTTCTGGTGGCGGTGCGCGTCACATGCGTGAACTGCTGGCCCAGATGGGATCGTTACACGGTGAAGTGGCGAAAGAGCTGCAGGATCCGGCCTCTGCGATTCTGGACATCGAACGTAAAGTGACCGCGCTGACCCGTAGCGGTTCGCTGCCGACCGATAACTTCGGCGTGCCGTTGGCAGGTAGCCTGATTCCGTGGATCGACAAACAGCTGGATAACGGCCAGAGCCGCGAAGAGTGGAAAGGTCAGGCGGAAACCAACAAAATTCTGAGCACCAGCAGCGTCATTCCTGTCGACGGCCTCTGCGTGCGCGTTGGCGCACTGCGCTGCCACAGCCAAGCGTTCACCATCAAACTGAAAAAAGACATGGCGCTGCCGGAAATCGAACAGCTGCTGGCAACCCACAATGACTGGGTGAAAGTGGTGCCGAACGATCGCGATATCACTATGCGCGAGCTGACGCCTGCTGCGGTAACGGGCACGCTCTCTACGCCGGTGGGTCGTCTGCGTAAGCTGAACATGGGGCCGGAATACCTGTCCGCCTTCACGGTTGGCGATCAGCTGCTGTGGGGAGCCGCTGAACCGCTGCGCCGTATGCTGCGCATCCTGCTGTAG
- the glgB gene encoding 1,4-alpha-glucan branching enzyme, giving the protein MSAFSEAINSLISGHYADPFSLLGMHHSSKGLEVRALLPDAQSVWVVDAINGRKIVELDRVDERGFFCGLVPRRKNAFRYQLAVTWGEETWVIEDPYRFGPLLQDMDIWLLAEGTHLRPYERLGAHLETLDGVEGTRFAVWAPNAQRVSVVGQFNFWDGRRHPMRLRQENGIWELFLPDVKAGQLYKYEMIDSHGSVRLKADPYAFEAQMRPDTASLITPLPEKVPTSDARREANGLRSPISIYEVHLGSWRRHTDNNFWLSYEELANQLIDYVQYMGFTHVELMPINEHPFDGSWGYQPLGLYAPTRRFGTASEFRAFVDALHEAGINVLLDWVPGHFPGDEYGLAQFDGTALYEYADPREGYHQDWNTLIYNYGRHEVRNYLAGNALFWMERYGIDGLRVDAVASMIYRDYSRSEGEWVPNHYGGKENLEAIAFLRYTNHMLGHAAPAAITLAEESTDYPGVTLPPDCNGLGFHYKWNMGWMHDTLTYMQHDPVHRKYHHDLLTFGMLYAYSENFVLPLSHDEVVHGKRSLLDRMPGDVWQKFANLRAYYGFMWAYPGKKLLFMGGEFAQGREWNHDASLDWHLLDEPEGWHRGVQKLVRDLNHCYRQQPPLYQLDFQPQGFEWLVVDDRENSVFAFVRRDEQGNEVLVVSNFTPVPRYGYRIGINQPGGWREVLNTDSVHYNGSDVGNVGTIYSEEHASHQRQHSLVLTIPPLATLYLVKEA; this is encoded by the coding sequence ATGTCAGCGTTTTCTGAGGCGATTAATTCACTTATTTCCGGGCACTATGCCGATCCGTTTTCGCTGTTAGGTATGCATCACTCCTCCAAAGGTCTTGAAGTTCGGGCACTACTGCCGGATGCGCAGTCAGTTTGGGTTGTGGATGCCATCAATGGACGAAAAATCGTCGAGCTGGATCGTGTAGACGAACGCGGTTTTTTTTGTGGCCTGGTGCCGCGCCGGAAAAATGCCTTCCGTTATCAATTGGCCGTGACCTGGGGTGAAGAAACCTGGGTCATTGAAGATCCTTACCGTTTTGGTCCGCTGTTGCAGGATATGGACATTTGGCTTTTGGCTGAGGGTACCCACCTGCGGCCTTACGAGCGGCTAGGCGCACATCTGGAAACGCTGGACGGTGTTGAAGGCACGCGTTTTGCCGTCTGGGCACCGAATGCTCAGCGCGTTTCCGTGGTGGGACAGTTCAACTTCTGGGATGGCCGACGTCACCCGATGCGGCTGCGACAGGAAAACGGTATTTGGGAACTGTTTTTGCCCGATGTGAAAGCGGGGCAGCTCTACAAATATGAAATGATCGACAGCCACGGCAGCGTCCGGCTGAAGGCCGATCCGTATGCGTTTGAAGCGCAGATGCGCCCGGATACCGCCTCGCTGATTACACCGCTGCCTGAGAAAGTCCCGACCAGCGACGCCCGGCGTGAGGCGAACGGTCTGCGTTCACCGATCTCCATTTATGAGGTTCACCTCGGTTCCTGGCGGCGGCATACGGATAATAATTTCTGGCTGAGCTATGAAGAACTGGCGAATCAGCTGATTGATTATGTGCAGTACATGGGCTTTACACATGTGGAGCTGATGCCGATTAACGAGCACCCGTTCGATGGTAGCTGGGGTTATCAGCCGCTGGGGCTGTATGCGCCAACGCGCCGTTTCGGCACCGCGTCGGAGTTCAGAGCCTTTGTTGATGCGCTCCACGAGGCGGGTATCAACGTCCTGCTGGACTGGGTACCGGGGCATTTTCCTGGCGATGAATACGGTCTGGCACAGTTTGACGGCACCGCGCTGTATGAATACGCCGATCCGCGCGAAGGCTATCATCAGGACTGGAACACGCTGATTTATAACTATGGTCGCCATGAGGTGCGTAACTACCTGGCGGGTAATGCGCTGTTCTGGATGGAGCGCTATGGCATCGACGGCCTGCGGGTCGACGCTGTGGCTTCCATGATTTATCGCGACTACAGCCGCAGTGAAGGCGAGTGGGTGCCGAACCATTACGGCGGTAAAGAGAACCTCGAAGCGATTGCGTTTCTACGCTACACCAACCACATGCTGGGTCATGCCGCGCCCGCGGCGATCACGCTGGCCGAAGAGTCCACCGATTATCCGGGCGTCACGCTGCCGCCGGACTGCAACGGCTTAGGATTTCACTACAAGTGGAATATGGGCTGGATGCACGACACATTGACCTATATGCAGCACGATCCGGTTCACCGTAAATACCATCACGATTTGCTGACATTCGGCATGTTGTACGCCTATAGCGAGAACTTCGTGCTGCCGCTGTCTCACGATGAAGTGGTGCACGGCAAGCGCTCGCTGCTGGATCGCATGCCCGGCGATGTCTGGCAGAAATTTGCCAATTTACGCGCGTATTACGGCTTTATGTGGGCATATCCCGGCAAGAAGTTGCTGTTTATGGGCGGCGAATTTGCGCAAGGGCGTGAGTGGAACCACGACGCCAGTCTGGACTGGCACCTGCTGGATGAGCCGGAAGGTTGGCACCGCGGCGTGCAGAAGCTGGTGCGCGATCTTAACCACTGCTATCGCCAGCAGCCGCCGCTGTATCAGCTGGATTTCCAGCCGCAGGGCTTTGAATGGCTGGTGGTGGATGACCGGGAAAACTCGGTCTTTGCCTTTGTCCGGCGTGATGAGCAAGGCAATGAAGTGCTGGTGGTCAGCAACTTCACGCCGGTGCCGCGCTATGGCTATCGGATCGGCATCAACCAGCCGGGCGGCTGGCGAGAAGTGCTCAACACGGATTCGGTTCACTACAACGGTAGCGATGTGGGTAATGTCGGGACAATTTACAGCGAGGAGCACGCTAGCCACCAGCGCCAGCATTCTCTGGTTCTGACCATTCCGCCGCTTGCCACGCTGTATCTGGTTAAGGAGGCGTAA
- a CDS encoding GNAT family N-acetyltransferase, producing MNINSEQDMSQVLTWKNQKFVVTTNNDLLDIHAIHCYLTRSSWAEGIDIDTVRESITHSLNFGLFTDDKQIGLARVVTDFATFGYLCDVYILEEYQQQKLGSWLMECCLDHPVIKRLRRIMLLTSTAPWLYEKAGYSPINKENYVWAITRPDIYQSKRHPA from the coding sequence ATGAATATCAACAGTGAACAGGATATGTCACAAGTATTGACATGGAAAAATCAGAAATTTGTTGTTACGACGAATAATGATCTACTGGATATTCATGCCATACATTGTTATTTAACACGTTCAAGTTGGGCAGAAGGCATTGATATCGATACTGTTCGGGAATCCATCACTCACAGCCTTAATTTCGGTTTATTTACTGACGATAAGCAGATTGGATTAGCGCGAGTAGTGACGGATTTTGCGACTTTCGGTTATCTCTGTGATGTTTATATACTGGAAGAATATCAGCAGCAAAAGTTGGGAAGCTGGTTAATGGAATGCTGCCTTGATCACCCAGTGATCAAGCGGTTACGGCGTATTATGCTACTAACATCAACCGCTCCATGGCTCTATGAAAAAGCAGGCTATTCTCCAATTAACAAAGAAAACTATGTCTGGGCGATTACGCGTCCCGATATATATCAATCGAAGAGGCATCCGGCTTGA
- a CDS encoding gluconokinase has translation MSGRSIILMGVSGSGKSSVGAELGRAIQAKFIDGDDLHPRANIQKMASGTPLNDDDRAPWLERLSDVAYSLAHKNETGIIVCSALKKRYRDRLREGNEKMVFIYLKGSFELVLERHKARAGHFMPTDLLKSQFDALEEPGSDEPDVLKVDIDGTREDVVQRCVDALRAAG, from the coding sequence ATGTCAGGTCGAAGCATTATTCTGATGGGCGTATCAGGCAGTGGAAAATCCTCAGTTGGCGCTGAACTTGGCCGCGCCATTCAGGCAAAATTTATTGACGGCGACGATCTGCACCCGCGTGCGAATATCCAGAAAATGGCCAGCGGCACGCCGTTGAATGACGACGATCGCGCACCGTGGCTGGAGCGACTCAGCGATGTTGCCTACAGTCTGGCGCACAAAAATGAGACCGGCATCATCGTCTGTTCCGCGCTGAAAAAGCGTTACCGCGACCGCCTGCGCGAAGGCAACGAAAAGATGGTGTTTATCTATTTGAAAGGCAGCTTTGAACTGGTTCTGGAGCGTCACAAAGCCAGAGCAGGCCACTTCATGCCGACAGACCTACTGAAAAGCCAGTTCGATGCGCTGGAAGAACCGGGTAGCGATGAGCCGGATGTCCTGAAAGTCGATATTGACGGCACCCGGGAAGACGTTGTGCAGCGCTGCGTTGACGCACTGCGCGCGGCAGGCTAA
- a CDS encoding sensor histidine kinase, with the protein MVSQVDLILSLLQQMCVYLVIAYLLSKTPLFIPLMQVTIRLPHKLVCYLVFSVFCIMGTYFGLHIDDSIANTRATGAVLGGMLGGPSVGFLVGLTGGLHRYSMGGMTALACMLSTIAEGLLGGLLHRYLARRNRIDLLFQPLAVGLTALVAEILQMAIILLVARPFDNAVELVLDIALPMMITNTIGAAMFMRILLDRRAIFEKYTSAFSAKALQIAARAEGALRQGFNPQNSMRVARILYEELGVGAVAITDRDKLLAFIGLGDDHHNVGAPITSSHTRRAIDNNQVVYADGNEVSYTCSVSSHCKLGSTLVIPLRGEDQRVVGTIKLYEPKNKLFSSINRTLGEGIAHLLSAQILTGRFEQQKQLLAQSEIKLLHAQVNPHFLFNALNTLSAVIRRNPDHARQLVLSLSTFFRKNLKRSNDEVSLNDELEHVNAYLEIEKARFADHLTVDISLPESLREARLPAFSLQPIVENAIKHGISQMIENGHIHISGRLHANTLELSVEDNAGTYQPRSGGDGLGMNLVDRRIKARYGNRYGITVVSEADKFTRVEVRVPLISPRKVLEQLDSVA; encoded by the coding sequence ATGGTTAGCCAGGTTGATCTGATTCTTTCCCTGTTACAGCAGATGTGTGTTTATCTGGTTATCGCCTATCTGCTCAGTAAAACACCGCTGTTCATCCCACTGATGCAGGTCACCATTCGCCTGCCGCACAAGCTGGTTTGCTATCTGGTATTTTCCGTTTTTTGCATTATGGGAACCTATTTCGGCCTACATATAGATGATTCCATTGCCAACACCCGCGCAACGGGGGCGGTGCTCGGCGGTATGCTCGGCGGCCCTTCCGTTGGCTTTCTCGTCGGCTTAACGGGTGGATTACACCGCTATTCGATGGGCGGCATGACCGCACTGGCCTGCATGCTGTCGACGATTGCCGAAGGCCTGCTCGGTGGGCTGTTACACCGCTATCTGGCACGCCGCAACCGCATCGACCTGCTGTTTCAGCCCCTCGCCGTCGGCCTGACCGCGCTGGTCGCGGAGATACTGCAAATGGCGATTATCCTGCTGGTCGCCCGTCCGTTTGATAATGCGGTCGAACTGGTTCTAGATATCGCTCTACCGATGATGATCACCAACACCATCGGTGCCGCCATGTTCATGCGCATCCTGCTCGACAGACGCGCCATTTTTGAAAAATACACCTCCGCGTTTTCCGCCAAGGCGTTGCAAATCGCCGCCCGCGCCGAAGGGGCGCTGCGTCAGGGATTCAACCCGCAAAACAGTATGCGCGTTGCCCGTATTTTGTATGAAGAGTTGGGGGTGGGTGCCGTAGCCATTACCGATCGCGACAAACTGCTGGCCTTCATCGGACTGGGCGACGACCACCACAATGTCGGCGCGCCTATCACCTCATCACACACCCGTCGGGCGATAGACAACAATCAGGTGGTGTACGCCGACGGCAACGAGGTGTCTTATACCTGTTCGGTTTCATCACACTGCAAACTCGGTTCCACGCTGGTGATCCCACTGCGTGGCGAAGATCAGCGCGTTGTCGGCACGATCAAGCTTTATGAGCCCAAAAATAAGCTATTTTCCAGCATTAACCGCACGCTGGGGGAAGGGATCGCCCACCTGCTTTCCGCACAGATTCTGACAGGCCGCTTTGAACAGCAGAAACAGCTGCTGGCCCAGTCGGAAATCAAGCTGCTACATGCGCAGGTCAACCCGCACTTTCTGTTTAACGCGCTCAATACGCTGTCCGCGGTGATACGACGCAACCCCGATCACGCTCGCCAACTGGTACTGTCCCTATCGACGTTTTTCCGTAAAAATCTCAAGCGCAGCAACGATGAAGTGTCGCTTAATGACGAGCTGGAGCACGTTAACGCCTATCTCGAAATCGAAAAAGCGCGCTTTGCCGATCACCTGACCGTAGACATTTCGCTGCCGGAATCGCTGCGTGAGGCGCGTTTACCCGCGTTTTCCCTGCAACCGATTGTCGAAAATGCGATTAAGCACGGTATCTCTCAGATGATTGAAAACGGGCATATCCACATTAGCGGACGCCTGCACGCCAACACGCTGGAACTGTCCGTAGAAGATAACGCTGGTACCTATCAGCCCCGCAGCGGCGGCGATGGGTTAGGTATGAATCTGGTCGACCGTCGAATTAAGGCGCGCTACGGCAACCGCTATGGCATCACGGTAGTCAGCGAAGCGGATAAATTCACTCGGGTCGAAGTACGCGTCCCACTGATCTCACCCCGTAAGGTGCTAGAACAGCTGGATAGCGTGGCGTGA